A genomic segment from Dehalococcoidia bacterium encodes:
- a CDS encoding RNA polymerase sigma factor has protein sequence MRQLRSRPKGLGSHQSNRTNGLRRAQPSASDLPDRETFSRVFEAYYHRLMSYAISRLRDRDLAEDAVAETFKLAYLRWSTLRDPQAVGSWLFAIAHNVMVSQMRARSRAALPLEESPALEWWDMAPTPEEEAIRQEEAERLLRLLARLSPREQEALSLRFDGGLSSREIARILGTSEGNVRLIIFRALRRLRQLMEQEEAGA, from the coding sequence ATGCGCCAGTTACGGAGCCGACCGAAGGGCCTGGGTTCGCACCAGTCGAACAGAACCAACGGACTGCGGCGGGCGCAGCCCTCAGCGTCGGACCTGCCCGACCGCGAGACCTTCAGTCGAGTCTTCGAGGCCTACTACCACAGGCTCATGTCCTATGCCATCAGTCGCCTCCGCGACCGCGACCTGGCGGAGGATGCGGTGGCCGAGACCTTTAAGCTGGCCTACCTGCGCTGGTCGACCCTGCGCGACCCCCAGGCGGTGGGGAGCTGGCTGTTCGCCATCGCCCATAACGTCATGGTCAGCCAGATGCGGGCCCGATCCAGGGCCGCCCTGCCCCTGGAGGAGTCGCCGGCCCTAGAGTGGTGGGACATGGCCCCGACGCCGGAGGAGGAGGCGATCCGCCAGGAGGAGGCGGAGCGACTGCTGCGGCTCCTGGCCCGCCTCTCGCCGCGGGAGCAGGAGGCCCTGTCGTTGCGGTTCGACGGCGGCCTTTCCAGCCGCGAGATCGCCCGTATCCTGGGCACCAGCGAGGGCAACGTGCGCCTGATCATCTTCCGGGCGCTGCGCCGCCTGCGTCAGCTAATGGAGCAAGAGGAGGCCGGGGCCTGA
- a CDS encoding CoA transferase yields MEQALSGIKVLDLTIWQQGPMSTALLADFGADVIKVEAPDRVDPGRSLVRYAPRPDAPNAYFETHNRNKRAVVLDLRQEKGRQVFYRLAERADVVVQNFRPGVAQRLGIDYEALRAINPRLIYACASGFGLKGPHASLPALDPLAQARGGIMSVTGEPDSPPSRTVNGLVDQVGAFLLALGVMVALYHRERTGEGQMVDGSLLQAALAVQAWNINTYLLTSTYAGQPVPRLPRRLTSPLWNHYRCADNRWIMLAMAQVGRYWPRFRQLMHEATGVLLSPEELTVDWMRFHPTELMGLIDQLDQLFATRPAAEWVELMRQNDLVCDVVQDYSEVVEDPQVLANGMIIEVQHPSYGPIRMVHSGVNLSRTPATFRRPAPEFGQHTEEVLLEFGFTWEEIEALKREGVVGPRAER; encoded by the coding sequence ATGGAGCAGGCGCTTTCGGGCATCAAGGTCCTCGACCTGACCATCTGGCAGCAGGGCCCCATGAGCACAGCCCTGCTGGCCGACTTCGGCGCTGATGTAATCAAAGTGGAGGCGCCCGACCGTGTGGATCCCGGGCGCTCCCTGGTCCGCTACGCCCCTCGCCCCGATGCGCCCAATGCTTACTTCGAGACCCATAACCGGAACAAGCGAGCGGTGGTCCTGGACCTGCGCCAGGAGAAGGGGCGCCAGGTGTTTTACCGGCTGGCCGAAAGGGCCGACGTGGTCGTCCAGAACTTCCGCCCTGGGGTAGCCCAGCGCCTGGGCATCGACTACGAGGCGCTGCGGGCCATCAACCCCAGGCTGATATATGCCTGCGCCTCCGGGTTCGGCCTCAAGGGCCCCCATGCCAGCCTGCCAGCTCTGGACCCCCTGGCCCAGGCGCGCGGCGGCATCATGAGCGTCACCGGCGAGCCCGACAGCCCGCCCTCCCGCACCGTCAACGGGCTGGTAGACCAGGTGGGAGCCTTTCTGCTGGCCCTGGGGGTCATGGTGGCGCTGTATCACCGCGAGCGCACCGGAGAGGGGCAGATGGTGGACGGCTCCCTGTTGCAGGCAGCCCTGGCGGTGCAGGCCTGGAACATCAACACCTATCTCCTGACATCCACCTATGCCGGCCAGCCGGTCCCTCGGCTGCCCCGCCGCCTCACCAGTCCCCTCTGGAACCACTACCGCTGCGCCGACAACCGCTGGATCATGCTGGCCATGGCCCAGGTAGGGCGCTACTGGCCCCGGTTCCGACAGCTCATGCACGAGGCCACCGGCGTCCTCCTTTCGCCCGAGGAGCTGACGGTGGACTGGATGCGCTTCCACCCCACGGAGCTGATGGGCCTCATAGACCAGCTGGACCAGCTCTTCGCCACCCGCCCCGCGGCCGAGTGGGTGGAGCTGATGCGCCAGAACGACCTGGTATGCGATGTAGTCCAGGACTATAGCGAGGTGGTGGAAGACCCCCAGGTGCTGGCCAACGGGATGATCATAGAGGTCCAGCACCCCTCCTACGGGCCGATACGCATGGTGCACAGCGGCGTCAACCTCAGCCGCACTCCGGCTACCTTCCGCCGCCCGGCGCCGGAGTTCGGCCAGCACACGGAAGAGGTCCTGCTGGAGTTCGGCTTCACCTGGGAGGAGATCGAGGCCCTCAAGCGCGAGGGCGTGGTAGGCCCCAGAGCAGAACGGTAG